The sequence CGCCGCCGCTTCCCGCTGGATCGAAGCGAACGAGTCCTCCCTCTCTCCCCGCGAACAGAACCGAGCCCTCAGCGGATACGCCAAGGCATGGGCCAAGAAGTCGCCCGCCACGGCATCATCCTGGGCGCAATCCCTTCCACCCGGCCGGACTCGCGACAACGCTCTGCTCGCAGCCTTCGACGAATGGGTACAGAGAGATGCAACCAAGGCGGGTTACTGGATCTTCAGTCAAAAGCCGGACGAATCGATTAAGAAAGTCCTCTCCCAAAACGCTCATCTGGTAGCCCACGTCAACCCGCAGGTAGCCTTCGAGTTCATCGAAAACGATCCCGCGAACGAAGAGGATCCCTACCGCATGCGCGGGCACCTCGCCATGGCTTTGGATAACGTCATGCACAAGGCTCCCGCCGCAGCAGCCCCCTATATCAAACGCGTCGAAGCCCAAACCCTGGCCGCCGCGAGCGAAGGCCTCACCCACGCCCCCTACCAAGTTTCCAATCAATCTTATGTCGAGATGGTCAACCGATGGGCCGCTTCCGACGAGGATGCCGCCTTCGCCTACCTGGATACCGCCTCCAACCTCAGCGAGGCCGATCGCGAAGCGATCAAGCAAGGAGCAATCGACAGGCTGCAGACCACCGACCCCGACAAAGCTGCCTACTACTTGTACAAACGCTGGCAAGACGCCGACCAGGTTAACGCGCTGCAATTCGCCGCCTCGACCACCAAGGACCATCTCGACATTTCCGTATCCAATATTAAGTCACACTATCAATCTATCGCCCAGGCTTGGGCCAAATCAGACCCAGAAACCGTGGGTTACTACCTGGAACGGCAAGAAATCCTTGATCCCGAAGAAACCGCGGAGCTGCTCGTCGCCATACAGCCTTTCGACGGCTAGAGCGATCGCTTGGCAGCGCCAGAAAAGCGATTCCGCAAAGACAGAGGAACTCGCGATTAGCAGGGCTCCCGCCGAGGGAGCCCTTTCCCAAAAAAAGGGCCTGTAGTCGTGAAACAACTACCAAGCATACTGCCAACCAAGCGTCAGCGTGTCTTCGCGGTTCATGCCAACTCCATTGAGCTGCTGGTAGATCGGCTGTCCGTATTCCAAAGCCAGGCGGTGACCGCGCAAGGCTCCATCAGTCCACAGATAATTAAGGCCGACAATCGCCTCCAAAATATCCCCACCGTAATTTGCTTGGAAATGCGGCGGAGCGGAGTGGGCATGCGGTCCATTGTAATGTCCGTCAAGCGGCCCTTCCGCAGAATACTTCAAGCGACCGGAGAGGCTCCAGGAAGCGTCCACCAACCAGCTTCCCCAAACCGAGGCATCGAGGGCATCGGATCGGCCGAAGCCAGACTCGCCCTCGTCTTCTAGGCGAATCGTTCCCAATACTTGAGCTCCCCAGCCAAAGCCTTCTCCGAGGCCTGAATAGGTCGCGCCCACCTTCGCGTCCCAAGTCCCCGATCCGAGCTGCATGCCATAAGGTTGAAAGGAAGCGTGCATCATCTCCGCCACAGAACCGGTCGGAGCGCTCAATCCGAGATTCCAGTGCATCTTCTGCTTTCCGTATTCCCAGCCCTTGACGAGAGCAGTCAGCGAGGTGTCGCCCCAGCCGGAGGTCGAGTGGCTCATGTCCATGCCGTGCCCCCCGTGGTCGTCATGCATGCCTCCCATGTCGGCGTGCGGATTCATGACCATATCCATGTCCATCTCCAGATAGTTCGTCATCAGCATCAGCGTCACGGAATCGCTCGGAGCGTACATGAAGCCGACCATGCTCATGTCCATGTCCATGCGAGTCGCGGCCGAGGAGAACCCCGCCGCAAACACCTCGTGGGAAGTCAAGGAGTTCTCGCCTTGACGATGCCCTTCCATGCTCATCGTCATGTGACGTACGGAGAGCATGTACTCCCCCCCTCTGTGGAGGTGGTCGCCCATTACGCCGATTGGCGCATGACTGTCGGCTCGGCCACTCTTGGCAGCGGACATTTGCGCTTGGGGAAACGCAGTTGCAGAAAGGCTCAAGGCCAAAGTTACGGACGCGAAGGTACGCGTGGATACACGAGAAAAAGTGTTATTCATTTAATCTGAAAGTTGAAGTAAAGATAGGAACTCTGTCTCCGCAGCATCTTCTGAATGGCGGAGGCGGGCGAATAAGGCCCTTGAAACGATCTATACTTCCACTCTCGGAGGCGGCTTCGACACCTCGTCAGAACGCCCAGCGAGCAAATTTGTGCCCATTTGTTGTATACAACAAAAGCTATCACTTGGCCTTATGTTTAGGGCAAGTTCGCAGTCGTCCGCCATCACCAGAAGCTTTGCGATACCGGCCGACTCCTTCAGAGTCCCGCTCTCGCTTTGCTTCCTATTTTCCTCGCGAACGACCAAGCACACCTCACAGAGGTCTTGCCCTTCGATGCTGGAGAGCAAGGCCGCGCCCACACCACGGTCATCCAAGCGCTCCTTGGTCATGCTCGACCATGCAGCAAACTGCCCCAACAATAGCACGCTGTTCGAAAGACTCAAACAGACCGCTATGCAGATAGCTCTGGACAGTAAAGGAAAAGGCACGGTCGAAACCCATAGACCGAGCGCCGCTTCGGTCAATCCCAATCACCCCTGAGATTTACACTAGAGCTTCACGAAAATCCGGCGCTTCCAGAGCCAATAAACCGGCAAGAACAACACGCCCACGTAAAGCAACGCATAGAGCAAAGAGGCCAATTCACCAGACATTCCAAGTCCGATCGCACCGTCCATGAAGCGCTTGCTCAGACTCGGCCAGTAGCTGGTGGAAGCGTAGAAGAACAGGGTCAGCATGCCCGAGAGGGCGTAGGCGACAACGGGATTGGAACCGAAAATCACACCCACTTGCGCCCAGCCGCGATGACGCTGGATATCTACTAGCAACAAGCAGGCTGCCAAACAGAGCGTCGACCAGCCCCCGGAAAAAAGAACGAACGAACTGCTCCACAAGTTCTTGTTGAGAGGAAAAACCCAGCTCCAGACCTCACCTGCCAGCACCGTTACCACTCCCACGAAAAACAGCCAACTCACGCGGCGGTAAGGATCTCCAATCCCCAAAATCATAGCTCCAACCAGCATGCCAAAAATCCCCGTGCCCACCGCAGGCAAGGTGCTCAAAACTCCCTCCGGGTCCCAGGTCCGTTCCCACATGCTTCCGGGAACGAACTTTCGATCCAGCCAGGCCTGCAAGTTGGTGCCGGGCTCCAGGTTTGGGGCTAAGGCGCCTTCGCTCGCCGCCTCTACCGACACCGCCTGAGACGCCCCCAGAGCTCGTTCAACGATACCCGATTCCAAAGCTCCACGGTTCACCTCGTCAAGCGGCACCGGCACCCATTGGAGCAAGCCCCAGTATGCCAGCAAGACTCCAGCTCCCAAGCAAAACTGCTGCCGCCAACTCGTATTCAAAAACAGGATAGCGCAAACGCCAAAGACGATAGCGATCCGCTGCAGCACCCCCACGACCCGAACCTCCTCGAAATTGAATTGCGGCCAGAGATTCAGGAAAACGCCCAAAGCAAAGATCTTAACCACTCGCCAAAGGATTTTTCCGTAAGCGGAACGACGCTCCGCCTTCCGCTGAGACTTCCCCACATACGCCAATGCGATCGATACGCCTACGAAGAACAGGAAGAAAGGGAAAACCATATCCGTGACTGTCACGCCATGCCAAGGGGCATGCAGCAAGGGCGCGTAGACATGCCCCCAAGATCCGGGGCTGTTCACTACGATCATCCCGATTATGGTGAATCCGCGCAGGGCATCCAGAGAGAGGAGACGTTCTCGACTACGGTTCATTGTGTATTCAGTTAGCAATTACTCTCTTTAAGATATAGGCGATGCCCCCTGTCGCCAAGGCGAGCAAAGCAATGCCTAACAAGAGATTCCCATAAATCAGGTAACCCACTCCAAACAGGAAAAAGTACACCGAAAAGCTACCCACCAAAAATCCGGCGATGCCTCGCGTCAGGCTTTCGCCTTCCGCTGTCTCCGGAACGGCAATCCCCTTCTCGACCAAAGAACGGCGCACCCTTTCCCAACCAGGGCCCACTGGGCGGATCGCAAGGTAGAAGCGTTCGAGTACCTCGTCGGAACTAGCAGGCGTGAGGAAAGTCACCAGCAGCCACACCACTGTCGTAAGCGAAACGCTGGCAATCAGCTGCACGTAGCCTGCCAATGGCTCGAACCCGAGGCGTTCGTATCCAAATTCGAAGAACAGGGCCACGAAGAACGAAACGACCATTCCCGAAATCTCGGTGGCCGCATTCACCCTCCACCAAAACCAACGTAGGATGAAAATCAACCCTGTGCCGGCCCCAATCGACAAGAGGATGTTGAAGCTCTGCATCGCGCTCTCCAGAAAAAGGGCGACCACTCCTGCCAAAACCATCAGCACCACCGTCGACAAACGCCCGATCCGCACCAACTCCTTCTCGCTTGCTTCCGGCTTCACGAACCGCTTGTACACGTCGTTCACGACATAGGAAGACCCCCAATTCAAGTGGGTTGAAATAGTAGACATGAAGGCCGCCACCAAGGACGCCACCACCAGCCCCAAAATCCCGGCTGGCAAGAAGGCCAGCATCGCCGGATAAGCGAGGTCGTCACGAATGAAGTTTTCGTCGAGTGCGGGAAAGGCCGCTTGTAGCGATTCAAGATTCGGATACACGATGAGCGACGCCAATCCCATCAATATCCAAGGCCACGGACGTAGACCGTAATGGGCTAGATTAAAGAAGAAAGTAGCGCCGATCGCATGCCGTTCGTTCTTGGCTGACAGCATACGCTGGGCCACGTAGCCACCGCCCCCAGGCTCCGAACCGGGATACCAAACGCTCCACCATTGCACCGCAAGCGGTACGATAAAAACGGATACGACCATGGTGGAATTCGAGAAGTCCGGGAAAAGGTTTAGCTTATCGACGACATTTGGATGCGTCAGCAATCCGCTCAAACCTCCCACTTCCGGCATCCCCACAATCAGAGAAGTCGCCCAAATCGACCCCAGCATCGCGATGCCAAACTGGATAAAGTCCGTTATCAAAACGCCTCGCAGCCCTCCTAGAGAACTGTAGACAACGGTGATCGAGGACGCGACCAGCAGCGTCTCAATCGGTGAGAGCCCCAAGGCGACTCCCCCTAGCTTGATGCCTGCCAAGCAGACGTTGGCCATGATCATGACATTGAAGAAGACACCGAGATAGACCGCGCGAAATCCACGCAAGAACGCTGCCGACTTCCCGCTGTAGCGAAGCTCGTAAAACTCCAAGTCAGTAGAGACCTTGGAGCGACGCCACAGCCGGGCGTAAACGAAAACGGTAAGCATCCCCGTCAGCAGAAAAGCCCACCAAACCCAGTTCCCCGCGACTCCATCTTGCCGCACGATCCCGGTAACGAGGTTCGGCGTATCGATCGCAAAGGTGGTGGCCACCATGGATACACCCAAGAGCCACCAGGGCATGCTGCGGCCGGACAGGAAGTACTCGGAGGAGGACTTTCCCGCTCGCCGCGAAACAACGAGGCCAATCGACAGGGATATAACAAAGAAAAGGACGATAATAATCCAATCAAGTGGGGATAGGGACATAAGCTTTTAGGGGCAGGTTTTGGAGGTAGGAAAACGGTAGGACGACTGCCACGTCGCCCGCGATGCAAAATCAAGACTTCACTTCTCAAGTAATCGCTCGACCCCATCTACGACTTGCAGCTCTACTTTTGCGACCGGTTCGCGAGCTCGCTCTAGGACCGGTGCAGCGTCTGGCGACTCGCCGCCCATCGCCGCAAGGCCTAGCGTCGCCAGGTCTCTCAACGCTTCCGACAAGGGTAACGCTTCGCGAAGCGCAGGGGAACGATCGGCCAAACGGGCAAAGGAGGCATGGTTCGTACGCCAAACATTCAACATGCTTTCAACCGCGGCCTTGTCCGCGGCATGCCCTGTCTCGAGGTAGGCATCGACCAGCGCTCTGAAGCGGCGAGCATCTTTCGCGTCAGCCACCGCGACGTCAGGCAACAAGGTATAGGGCGAAAAAGAACGGTAGCTCAAATCCGCATTGCGGCGGTAGATCTTGAGCGGCTCGACCACATCCGCTAGAACTCGTAGAGCCTCTATATCGTAGCCACCCGCCAAACGGCGCATCATCATGTCGCGGTTCTTGATATGGGTCAGGCCCAATTCTTCGAGCTGCAGAGCAATAGTATCCAACCTTCGGTACATATCCTCAACATCTCGAATCGAAGCGTCCGACCAAAGCCGTTCGGCAATGGCAGCCGTGCGCGGCCAAATGCGCGAATCCACTGTTTCCAAGGTCACGTGCTCGCTCCACATCGTCGCTTCCCCACCGTAGACACGGGCGCGTTCCTCTTCGTCCAGGTCGATATCGGAAGGGAGCGGATCTACCAAGTAGTGTTCACTAGCCGGCTGCATCAAGTCGATATAGTAGCCATTGGACAAGATACTCGCGTATCCTTGCTTAGCGGCCGCCTCCATCGAGTCGCGTCCCCTCCAAGAGTGGATCATTATATTGGTCGGCATGGTCGGCTGCAAAATCTCGTCCCAGCCAACCATTTTCTTGTCGAGCTTCTCCAGGATGGTCAGCAGACGCTTGTTGAAAAAGCTCTGCAGCTCGTGGTTGTCCGCGATGCCGCGTTCCTTCATGAAAGCCTGAATGTGTTCAGCCTGGTCCCAGTGGTGGCCCTCGTTTTCATCGCCACCGATATGGAAGTACTCATCCGGAAAGATAGCTGCCATCTCCGTAAAGACTGCCTCCAACACTTCGTATACCCGTTCCTTGGTCGGATCCAAAGTCGGGTCGAAAATCCCCCAGCCCCGCTCGATCTCATAAGGCCCTGGCAAGCTTGCCAGCTCCGGATGCCCAACCAACCAAGCAGTCGCGTGCCCAGGAACATCAAATTCTGGATACACGCGAATTCCCCTGTCTGCAGCGTAGGCAACGATCTCGCGCATCTCATCTTGCGTGTAGTACATTCCATCCGATCCCATTTCATGCAATTTCGGGAAGCTCTTGATCTCAGCTCGGAACCCCTGGTCCTCGGTCAAGTGCCAATGCATTACATTCATCTTCACCGCAGCCATTCCATCCAAGTTGCGCTTGATCAAATCCAGCGGCATGAAGTGACGAGCCGAGTCGATCATCAAGCCCCTCCAGGGGAATCGAGGGGAATCTTCGATTCTGGAAACGGGAAAGTAATAACCTTGCTCGTCGGCCGACAAGAGCTGCAACAGCGTTTCCAAACCGTGCATCGCACCTAGATCCGTCTCCGCGCTCAAGCGCACAATCCCCGCTTCCACGGAGAGGAAGTAAGTCTCGTCCTCGCCCAGCTTGACCTCCCCCGGACGTTTGACAGAGATTTCGAGGCCAACCGACTCCAAGGTCTCACCTTTCTCGACGTAGTCTTGGGGCAGGAACAAACCCGTCCGTTGGTCCAAGCGGCGCAGGAAGCGACTGGCCGCTCCGTACAACCGATCGTCAGGTTGGCCACTAACCTTCACGGCGAACGATTTTTCGATGCGAAAGCGGCCCTCTCCTACCATTACCTTCTGGGGAATCGGCAGCAAACGGGAGAAGGCCTCTTCGCTCTCCAACACGCTTGCCGTCCCCGTAATGTTCCCTCCCATGATCGTTACTGCTGCCACTATTTGAAAAATTCGCTTAGCCTTCATAGTTACCTAACCATTTTTTGGATACGCTCGAGCACATCCGATTTGAATCGATCCAAATGCCCACTGACAAAGTCGGCGACACTCAGGTTTTCGTTTTCCAGCAATGGACTAAGGTCCATGGCGAAAGTGTAGCCGCTCACTTCGTCGACGGAGTGGGACTGATAAAAGGTCGCGTTGGCATGGCGACGCCCCAGCGTGGCGTTCACATAATCTTTCCCTCCCGCAACTTGCGACTCGAATATCGCGACCAAGTCCCGAGCGAGAATTGGGTGGGCGTCGACAGGCAATGCGATTTTGCGCTCGTCGTCCAGCCAATCCAAGTCGCGCCATACTTCGCAGCCATAGACACGTTCTGGACGAGCTTCCACAGGCAAGCGTCTCAAGGCTTCCAAACAACGGGCCAGCACCGCGATATGGGTGTCGTGCTTGTCGGCTGGATTATGGAGGTACAAAGTGTGCGGTCGGCAGGCATCGAGCAACTCATAGAGCTCGTCTACTAAGCCAGTCGCAGCCTCCGCGTCTTTCACCACCCGGCTCGGAATCCCCAGCTGAGCCTGGAAAGAATAACCTCCCATTTTAGCCGCCCGATTCTGCTCGCGATGGCGCACTTCCTTCATCTGGTCGTCCGTGTAATCTCGATACGCTCCCTCTCGAGCGCTCCCGCCACCATCCGTCACCGTAACACCTGCGAACCAGTTCGAAGCGGAACGATAGCAGGTTGCGATCCCATGGTAGGCGAAGATTTCCAGATCGTCCTGGTGGGCCCCAATGCCCATGTGAGTGACGCGCGATTGGGCGGCCTGCAGGCTCACGCCATCCGGTATAAAGTGCTTTTCCATAGAACTACTTGCTTGCGCCTTTCACCGTGCTCCAGCGAACAAAACATTCGATCGCCTCGTATTCCGCGAGTCCCAGCTTGTCGTAGAGAACCGCCGTGCCTCGATTTCTTTCAACGGCCTGCTCCCACGCCTCGCTTTGGTCCGCATTCATGGAAGGCAGTTGGCTGCGTTGGGAGCGGTGCTGGTAGATCGCTTGAGCTTTGGCCTTAACCTCGTCCGGACTGCAAGGAACTGCCATCTCTACTTGATGAATATCCCATTCTCGGCCATCGCTTCGATACAACCAAACATAACAATCCTTGTACCAAGGTTCCGAAGAAAAGCTCCGTATCGCGTTCTCGAATACTGAGAAGCTCTTGGCCTGCACCGAACTGGGATCCGCAGCCTCTCCAGTTACGAAGATTTGATGCGGCTTGATTTCGTCAATCAACCTAGACATGGCAGCCACATCCTCCTCCCCGACTTCAAAACGGCGGTAGCGTCCCTTTTCGTAAAAAGGCAAATCCAAAAATCGGATACAGCTTTTCGACAAGCCGCACATTTCTAGGGACGCTCTAGCCTCGTTGCGCCGCAGGTAGGACTTGAAAGTACGAAGCCTTGGAGAATCTTCCGAAAAGGCGCCTTTTTCCTCCAGTTCCCGCAATACGTCCGATGCAATTGCGGAATCCCCCGCCTCCAGCATCAAGTCCGCAGCCCAATTCGCTTCCTCGTCCGGCACTCCTAAACTACCCGAAGTCAGGTAAGCAACCGTGACCTCGTGACCATGAGCAACCAAGCGACTCAGCGTCGCCGCCATCGCCAGCACGTCATCCTGCGGCTCCGGACTCAGTACCAACACACGCTTGCGAGCGGGCAAAGCTCGCTCGGGCCGGTAGGTGTCGTCCGCGTCCGGCTTGCCGCCCGGCCATCCCGTGATGGTGTGCTGCACCTCGTTGAAAACGCGAATGTTCAATCCATAGGCCGGCCCCTGCTCCGTAACCAGCTCCGAAAGACCGTTCTCCTGATAGTCCTTGTCGACGAGCTTGAGCAAGGGCTTGCCCAGCTTGAGCGAAAGGTGCGTCACCGATTCCCTCGCTAGCTCGGGCGTCCATTCCGGAAAGCCGACCAGCCACGGGTACTTGTTGCGAGTCAACTCCGACGCCGAAGCTGTATCCAATATAAAATACGCATTGCTGTGGGCCTGCAGGAAGCTGGCCGGCAGGCTCTCGACCGGAGCGTCTTCCACCGCTGCCTTGATCACCTCTGCTTTGGAGCGTCCCCAAGCGAGCAGGTACACTTTCCGAGCATCCATGATGGTCCCTACCCCCATGGTCACGGCGTAGCGCGGCACATTGTGCTCACCTTGGAAATCGCGGGCAGCATCCAAGCGGGTCAAGCGGTCTAAGGTCACCAAGCGCGTCCTCGAGTGCGGTCCAGAACCGGGTTCGTTGAATCCAATGTGGCCGGTTCGCCCAATGCCCAGAATCTGCACGTCGATGCCTCCGCAGGCCTCGATCTTCTCCTCGTACGCTTGGCATGCCTCGAATACCTCCTCGCGAGCGACCG comes from Pelagicoccus enzymogenes and encodes:
- a CDS encoding beta-N-acetylhexosaminidase — encoded protein: MAAVTIMGGNITGTASVLESEEAFSRLLPIPQKVMVGEGRFRIEKSFAVKVSGQPDDRLYGAASRFLRRLDQRTGLFLPQDYVEKGETLESVGLEISVKRPGEVKLGEDETYFLSVEAGIVRLSAETDLGAMHGLETLLQLLSADEQGYYFPVSRIEDSPRFPWRGLMIDSARHFMPLDLIKRNLDGMAAVKMNVMHWHLTEDQGFRAEIKSFPKLHEMGSDGMYYTQDEMREIVAYAADRGIRVYPEFDVPGHATAWLVGHPELASLPGPYEIERGWGIFDPTLDPTKERVYEVLEAVFTEMAAIFPDEYFHIGGDENEGHHWDQAEHIQAFMKERGIADNHELQSFFNKRLLTILEKLDKKMVGWDEILQPTMPTNIMIHSWRGRDSMEAAAKQGYASILSNGYYIDLMQPASEHYLVDPLPSDIDLDEEERARVYGGEATMWSEHVTLETVDSRIWPRTAAIAERLWSDASIRDVEDMYRRLDTIALQLEELGLTHIKNRDMMMRRLAGGYDIEALRVLADVVEPLKIYRRNADLSYRSFSPYTLLPDVAVADAKDARRFRALVDAYLETGHAADKAAVESMLNVWRTNHASFARLADRSPALREALPLSEALRDLATLGLAAMGGESPDAAPVLERAREPVAKVELQVVDGVERLLEK
- the nagB gene encoding glucosamine-6-phosphate deaminase, whose product is MSEPSGQELYERIPTKVFEDASLAVCEVAKEIAEAIRARQAEGKSFVLGLATGSTPVPLYRELVRMHREEGLSFANVTSFNLDEYFGIESRHPESYHRFMREQLFDHIDMPEAQINIPQGAVAREEVFEACQAYEEKIEACGGIDVQILGIGRTGHIGFNEPGSGPHSRTRLVTLDRLTRLDAARDFQGEHNVPRYAVTMGVGTIMDARKVYLLAWGRSKAEVIKAAVEDAPVESLPASFLQAHSNAYFILDTASASELTRNKYPWLVGFPEWTPELARESVTHLSLKLGKPLLKLVDKDYQENGLSELVTEQGPAYGLNIRVFNEVQHTITGWPGGKPDADDTYRPERALPARKRVLVLSPEPQDDVLAMAATLSRLVAHGHEVTVAYLTSGSLGVPDEEANWAADLMLEAGDSAIASDVLRELEEKGAFSEDSPRLRTFKSYLRRNEARASLEMCGLSKSCIRFLDLPFYEKGRYRRFEVGEEDVAAMSRLIDEIKPHQIFVTGEAADPSSVQAKSFSVFENAIRSFSSEPWYKDCYVWLYRSDGREWDIHQVEMAVPCSPDEVKAKAQAIYQHRSQRSQLPSMNADQSEAWEQAVERNRGTAVLYDKLGLAEYEAIECFVRWSTVKGASK
- a CDS encoding PIG-L deacetylase family protein; amino-acid sequence: MEKHFIPDGVSLQAAQSRVTHMGIGAHQDDLEIFAYHGIATCYRSASNWFAGVTVTDGGGSAREGAYRDYTDDQMKEVRHREQNRAAKMGGYSFQAQLGIPSRVVKDAEAATGLVDELYELLDACRPHTLYLHNPADKHDTHIAVLARCLEALRRLPVEARPERVYGCEVWRDLDWLDDERKIALPVDAHPILARDLVAIFESQVAGGKDYVNATLGRRHANATFYQSHSVDEVSGYTFAMDLSPLLENENLSVADFVSGHLDRFKSDVLERIQKMVR
- a CDS encoding acyltransferase family protein — protein: MNRSRERLLSLDALRGFTIIGMIVVNSPGSWGHVYAPLLHAPWHGVTVTDMVFPFFLFFVGVSIALAYVGKSQRKAERRSAYGKILWRVVKIFALGVFLNLWPQFNFEEVRVVGVLQRIAIVFGVCAILFLNTSWRQQFCLGAGVLLAYWGLLQWVPVPLDEVNRGALESGIVERALGASQAVSVEAASEGALAPNLEPGTNLQAWLDRKFVPGSMWERTWDPEGVLSTLPAVGTGIFGMLVGAMILGIGDPYRRVSWLFFVGVVTVLAGEVWSWVFPLNKNLWSSSFVLFSGGWSTLCLAACLLLVDIQRHRGWAQVGVIFGSNPVVAYALSGMLTLFFYASTSYWPSLSKRFMDGAIGLGMSGELASLLYALLYVGVLFLPVYWLWKRRIFVKL
- a CDS encoding sodium:solute symporter family protein; its protein translation is MSLSPLDWIIIVLFFVISLSIGLVVSRRAGKSSSEYFLSGRSMPWWLLGVSMVATTFAIDTPNLVTGIVRQDGVAGNWVWWAFLLTGMLTVFVYARLWRRSKVSTDLEFYELRYSGKSAAFLRGFRAVYLGVFFNVMIMANVCLAGIKLGGVALGLSPIETLLVASSITVVYSSLGGLRGVLITDFIQFGIAMLGSIWATSLIVGMPEVGGLSGLLTHPNVVDKLNLFPDFSNSTMVVSVFIVPLAVQWWSVWYPGSEPGGGGYVAQRMLSAKNERHAIGATFFFNLAHYGLRPWPWILMGLASLIVYPNLESLQAAFPALDENFIRDDLAYPAMLAFLPAGILGLVVASLVAAFMSTISTHLNWGSSYVVNDVYKRFVKPEASEKELVRIGRLSTVVLMVLAGVVALFLESAMQSFNILLSIGAGTGLIFILRWFWWRVNAATEISGMVVSFFVALFFEFGYERLGFEPLAGYVQLIASVSLTTVVWLLVTFLTPASSDEVLERFYLAIRPVGPGWERVRRSLVEKGIAVPETAEGESLTRGIAGFLVGSFSVYFFLFGVGYLIYGNLLLGIALLALATGGIAYILKRVIAN